Proteins encoded by one window of Anguilla rostrata isolate EN2019 chromosome 9, ASM1855537v3, whole genome shotgun sequence:
- the LOC135263479 gene encoding serine/threonine-protein kinase MARK2-like isoform X23: protein MSARTPLLTVNEHSSDQSHSDSKAGGRPSMPRCQSSVATTADEQPHIGNYRLLKTIGKGNFAKVKLARHVLTGKEVAVKIIDKTQLNSSSLQKLFREVRIMKLLNHPNIVKLFEVIETEKTLYLVMEYASGGEVFDYLVAHGRMKEKEARAKFRQIVSAVQYCHQKCIVHRDLKAENLLLDSEMNIKIADFGFSNEFTLGNKLDTFCGSPPYAAPELFQGKKYDGPEVDVWSLGVILYTLVSGSLPFDGQNLKELRERVLRGKYRIPFYMSTDCENLLKKFLILNPTKRGSLEQQVMRDRWMNVGHEEEELKPYVEPQPDYKDPRRTGQPRAGAEGWKRDVMLQMGYSQEEIQDSLINQKYNEVMATYLLLDYRNSEMGEGVSLSIKSRHGNDLTNSNVQSPPQKVQRSVSSNQKPRRSADQGSSYSKRSQVDSKHSAEDSGRKGSGGSAKVPPSPLNADRKKSTPTPSSNSILSTGTSRNRSSPVPDRESVQNGKDSSLATSGSRASTAPASAVLSSSSSSSRSRHHKSLSTSAHPSPPDLHAQLPSTTPQRLAVASPSAHNVSSSTVTDRTNFPRGVASRSTFHAGQQRATRDQHASTYNGPPVSPSLSHGNSQARRAGTGIFSKFTSKFVRRPMLSTADKREKAPVGDENKDSLSSSSNVPSSLTPPPPHSQLGKDTKPRSLRFTWSMKTTSSMEPGEMMKEIRKVLDSNSCEYELRERFMLLCVSGNPARDDFVQWEMEVCKLPRLSLNGVRFKRISGTSIAFKNIASKVANELKL from the exons TCTCACTCGGACTCCAAGGCGGGGGGGCGACCCAGCATGCCGCGATGCCAGAGCTCGGTTGCGACCACGGCGGACGAGCAGCCGCACATCGGCAACTACCGGCTGCTGAAGACAATCGGCAAGGGCAACTTCGCCAAGGTCAAGCTGGCCAGACACGTGCTCACCGGGAAAGAG GTGGCTGTGAAAATCATAGACAAGACTCAGCTCAACTCCTCCAGTCTCCAGAAG CTGTTTCGTGAAGTCAGGATCATGAAGCTTTTGAATCACCCCAATATCG TTAAGTTATTTGAAGTCATAGAGACGGAGAAGACGCTGTATCTGGTTATGGAGTATGCTAGTGGAG GTGAAGTGTTTGATTACCTCGTCGCTCACGGCCggatgaaagagaaagaggctcGTGCCAAATTCCGACAG ATCGTTTCAGCTGTGCAGTACTGCCACCAGAAGTGCATTGTACACAGAGACCTGAAG gcgGAGAACCTCCTCCTGGATTCGGAGATGAACATCAAGATCGCGGACTTCGGCTTCAGTAACGAGTTCACGCTGGGGAACAAGCTGGACACGTTCTGCGGGAGCCCGCCCTACGCCGCCCCCGAGCTCTTCCAGGGCAAGAAGTATGACGGGCCCGAGGTGGACGTGTGGAGCCTGGGCGTCATCCTCTACACGCTGGTCAGCGGCTCGCTGCCCTTCGACGGACAGAACCTCAAG GAGCTGCGTGAGCGGGTTTTGAGAGGGAAGTACAGGATTCCTTTCTACATGTCCACAGACTGCGAGAACCTGCTCAAGAAGTTTCTCATCCTCAATCCAACCAAGAGGGGAAGCCTAGAG cagcAGGTAATGAGGGACCGCTGGATGAACGTGGGccatgaggaggaggagctgaagccGTACGTGGAGCCGCAGCCCGACTATAAGGACCCCAGGAGGACAGGTCAGCCACGCGCTGGCGCAGAGGGCTGGAAGAGAG aTGTGATGCTGCAGATGGGCTACTCTCAGGAGGAGATCCAGGACTCTCTCATTAACCAAAAATACAACGAGGTGATGGCTACATACCTCCTACTGGACTACAGGAACTCAGAG ATGGGCGAGGGCGTCAGCCTGTCAATCAAGTCCCGCCATGGAAACGACCTCACAAACAGCAATGTCCAGTCGCCTCCCCAGAAGGTACAGCGCAGTGTCTCTTCCAATCAGAAGCCCAGGAGATCCGCAGACCAAg GCTCATCCTACTCAAAGCGCTCCCAGGTGGACAGTAAACACAGCGCTGAGGATTCTGGGAGGAAAGGGTCAGGCGGCTCCGCGAAAGTGCCACCGAGTCCCCTCAACGCAGACCGTAAGAAGAGCACT CCTACCCCATCCTCA AACAGCATCCTGTCCACTGGTACGAGTCGCAATCGGAGCTCCCCTGTGCCTGATCGAGAATCGGTTCAGAACGGCAAGGACAG cAGCTTGGCCACCTCAGGGTCCCGCGCCTCCACGGCCCCGGCCTCCGCcgttctctcctcctcctcctcctcctcccgctcccgACACCACAAGTCCCTGTCCACCTCggcccaccccagcccccctgaCCTCCACGCACAGCTCCCCAG caccaCCCCTCAGAGATTGGCAGTAGCATCTCCCTCTGCCCATAACGTCAGCAGCTCCACGGTGACGGATCGCACCAACTTCCCCAGGGGGGTCGCCAGCAGAAGCACTTTCCACGccggccagcagagggcaacGCGAGACCAGCACGCCTCCACTTACAACGGCCCCCCcgtgtctccctccctctcccacggCAACAGCCAGGCCCGTCGTGCTGGAACCGGCATCTTCAGCAAGTTCACATCCAAGTTTGTGCGCAG gCCAATGCTGAGCACTGCAGACAAGCGTGAGAAGGCCCCCGTGGGGGACGAGAACAAGGACTCCCTGTCGTCCTCGTCCAACGTCCCCAGCtcgctgaccccgcccccgccgcacTCTCAACTGGGCAAGGACACCAAGCCGCGCTCGCTGCGCTTCACCTGGAGCATGAAGACCACGTCGTCCATGGAGCCCGGCGAGATGATGAAGGAGATCCGCAAGGTGCTGGACTCCAACAGCTGCGAGTACGAGCTGCGCGAGCGCTTCATGCTGCTGTGCGTGTCGGGCAACCCGGCGCGCGACGACTTCGTGCAGTGGGAGATGGAGGTGTGCAAGCTGCCCCGCCTCTCGCTCAACGGCGTGCGCTTCAAGCGCATCTCGGGCACCTCCATCGCCTTCAAGAACATCGCCTCCAAGGTCGCCAACGAGCTCAAactgtga
- the LOC135263479 gene encoding serine/threonine-protein kinase MARK2-like isoform X18 codes for MSARTPLLTVNEHSSDQSHSDSKAGGRPSMPRCQSSVATTADEQPHIGNYRLLKTIGKGNFAKVKLARHVLTGKEVAVKIIDKTQLNSSSLQKLFREVRIMKLLNHPNIVKLFEVIETEKTLYLVMEYASGGEVFDYLVAHGRMKEKEARAKFRQIVSAVQYCHQKCIVHRDLKAENLLLDSEMNIKIADFGFSNEFTLGNKLDTFCGSPPYAAPELFQGKKYDGPEVDVWSLGVILYTLVSGSLPFDGQNLKELRERVLRGKYRIPFYMSTDCENLLKKFLILNPTKRGSLEQVMRDRWMNVGHEEEELKPYVEPQPDYKDPRRTDVMLQMGYSQEEIQDSLINQKYNEVMATYLLLDYRNSEMGEGVSLSIKSRHGNDLTNSNVQSPPQKVQRSVSSNQKPRRSADQGSSYSKRSQVDSKHSAEDSGRKGSGGSAKVPPSPLNADRKKSTTPSSNSILSTGTSRNRSSPVPDRESVQNGKDSLATSGSRASTAPASAVLSSSSSSSRSRHHKSLSTSAHPSPPDLHAQLPSTTPQRLAVASPSAHNVSSSTVTDRTNFPRGVASRSTFHAGQQRATRDQHASTYNGPPVSPSLSHGNSQARRAGTGIFSKFTSKFVRRNLSFRFPRRSPYEGEGRDEASRPMLSTADKREKAPVGDENKDSLSSSSNVPSSLTPPPPHSQLGKDTKPRSLRFTWSMKTTSSMEPGEMMKEIRKVLDSNSCEYELRERFMLLCVSGNPARDDFVQWEMEVCKLPRLSLNGVRFKRISGTSIAFKNIASKVANELKL; via the exons TCTCACTCGGACTCCAAGGCGGGGGGGCGACCCAGCATGCCGCGATGCCAGAGCTCGGTTGCGACCACGGCGGACGAGCAGCCGCACATCGGCAACTACCGGCTGCTGAAGACAATCGGCAAGGGCAACTTCGCCAAGGTCAAGCTGGCCAGACACGTGCTCACCGGGAAAGAG GTGGCTGTGAAAATCATAGACAAGACTCAGCTCAACTCCTCCAGTCTCCAGAAG CTGTTTCGTGAAGTCAGGATCATGAAGCTTTTGAATCACCCCAATATCG TTAAGTTATTTGAAGTCATAGAGACGGAGAAGACGCTGTATCTGGTTATGGAGTATGCTAGTGGAG GTGAAGTGTTTGATTACCTCGTCGCTCACGGCCggatgaaagagaaagaggctcGTGCCAAATTCCGACAG ATCGTTTCAGCTGTGCAGTACTGCCACCAGAAGTGCATTGTACACAGAGACCTGAAG gcgGAGAACCTCCTCCTGGATTCGGAGATGAACATCAAGATCGCGGACTTCGGCTTCAGTAACGAGTTCACGCTGGGGAACAAGCTGGACACGTTCTGCGGGAGCCCGCCCTACGCCGCCCCCGAGCTCTTCCAGGGCAAGAAGTATGACGGGCCCGAGGTGGACGTGTGGAGCCTGGGCGTCATCCTCTACACGCTGGTCAGCGGCTCGCTGCCCTTCGACGGACAGAACCTCAAG GAGCTGCGTGAGCGGGTTTTGAGAGGGAAGTACAGGATTCCTTTCTACATGTCCACAGACTGCGAGAACCTGCTCAAGAAGTTTCTCATCCTCAATCCAACCAAGAGGGGAAGCCTAGAG cAGGTAATGAGGGACCGCTGGATGAACGTGGGccatgaggaggaggagctgaagccGTACGTGGAGCCGCAGCCCGACTATAAGGACCCCAGGAGGACAG aTGTGATGCTGCAGATGGGCTACTCTCAGGAGGAGATCCAGGACTCTCTCATTAACCAAAAATACAACGAGGTGATGGCTACATACCTCCTACTGGACTACAGGAACTCAGAG ATGGGCGAGGGCGTCAGCCTGTCAATCAAGTCCCGCCATGGAAACGACCTCACAAACAGCAATGTCCAGTCGCCTCCCCAGAAGGTACAGCGCAGTGTCTCTTCCAATCAGAAGCCCAGGAGATCCGCAGACCAAg GCTCATCCTACTCAAAGCGCTCCCAGGTGGACAGTAAACACAGCGCTGAGGATTCTGGGAGGAAAGGGTCAGGCGGCTCCGCGAAAGTGCCACCGAGTCCCCTCAACGCAGACCGTAAGAAGAGCACTACCCCATCCTCA AACAGCATCCTGTCCACTGGTACGAGTCGCAATCGGAGCTCCCCTGTGCCTGATCGAGAATCGGTTCAGAACGGCAAGGACAG CTTGGCCACCTCAGGGTCCCGCGCCTCCACGGCCCCGGCCTCCGCcgttctctcctcctcctcctcctcctcccgctcccgACACCACAAGTCCCTGTCCACCTCggcccaccccagcccccctgaCCTCCACGCACAGCTCCCCAG caccaCCCCTCAGAGATTGGCAGTAGCATCTCCCTCTGCCCATAACGTCAGCAGCTCCACGGTGACGGATCGCACCAACTTCCCCAGGGGGGTCGCCAGCAGAAGCACTTTCCACGccggccagcagagggcaacGCGAGACCAGCACGCCTCCACTTACAACGGCCCCCCcgtgtctccctccctctcccacggCAACAGCCAGGCCCGTCGTGCTGGAACCGGCATCTTCAGCAAGTTCACATCCAAGTTTGTGCGCAG AAATCTCTCGTTCAGGTTCCCCAGAAG GAGCCCGTATGAGGGAGAGGGTCGGGATGAGGCAAGCAG gCCAATGCTGAGCACTGCAGACAAGCGTGAGAAGGCCCCCGTGGGGGACGAGAACAAGGACTCCCTGTCGTCCTCGTCCAACGTCCCCAGCtcgctgaccccgcccccgccgcacTCTCAACTGGGCAAGGACACCAAGCCGCGCTCGCTGCGCTTCACCTGGAGCATGAAGACCACGTCGTCCATGGAGCCCGGCGAGATGATGAAGGAGATCCGCAAGGTGCTGGACTCCAACAGCTGCGAGTACGAGCTGCGCGAGCGCTTCATGCTGCTGTGCGTGTCGGGCAACCCGGCGCGCGACGACTTCGTGCAGTGGGAGATGGAGGTGTGCAAGCTGCCCCGCCTCTCGCTCAACGGCGTGCGCTTCAAGCGCATCTCGGGCACCTCCATCGCCTTCAAGAACATCGCCTCCAAGGTCGCCAACGAGCTCAAactgtga
- the LOC135263479 gene encoding serine/threonine-protein kinase MARK2-like isoform X17, translating into MSARTPLLTVNEHSSDQSHSDSKAGGRPSMPRCQSSVATTADEQPHIGNYRLLKTIGKGNFAKVKLARHVLTGKEVAVKIIDKTQLNSSSLQKLFREVRIMKLLNHPNIVKLFEVIETEKTLYLVMEYASGGEVFDYLVAHGRMKEKEARAKFRQIVSAVQYCHQKCIVHRDLKAENLLLDSEMNIKIADFGFSNEFTLGNKLDTFCGSPPYAAPELFQGKKYDGPEVDVWSLGVILYTLVSGSLPFDGQNLKELRERVLRGKYRIPFYMSTDCENLLKKFLILNPTKRGSLEQVMRDRWMNVGHEEEELKPYVEPQPDYKDPRRTDVMLQMGYSQEEIQDSLINQKYNEVMATYLLLDYRNSEMGEGVSLSIKSRHGNDLTNSNVQSPPQKVQRSVSSNQKPRRSADQGSSYSKRSQVDSKHSAEDSGRKGSGGSAKVPPSPLNADRKKSTTPSSNSILSTGTSRNRSSPVPDRESVQNGKDSSLATSGSRASTAPASAVLSSSSSSSRSRHHKSLSTSAHPSPPDLHAQLPSTTPQRLAVASPSAHNVSSSTVTDRTNFPRGVASRSTFHAGQQRATRDQHASTYNGPPVSPSLSHGNSQARRAGTGIFSKFTSKFVRRNLSFRFPRRSPYEGEGRDEASRPMLSTADKREKAPVGDENKDSLSSSSNVPSSLTPPPPHSQLGKDTKPRSLRFTWSMKTTSSMEPGEMMKEIRKVLDSNSCEYELRERFMLLCVSGNPARDDFVQWEMEVCKLPRLSLNGVRFKRISGTSIAFKNIASKVANELKL; encoded by the exons TCTCACTCGGACTCCAAGGCGGGGGGGCGACCCAGCATGCCGCGATGCCAGAGCTCGGTTGCGACCACGGCGGACGAGCAGCCGCACATCGGCAACTACCGGCTGCTGAAGACAATCGGCAAGGGCAACTTCGCCAAGGTCAAGCTGGCCAGACACGTGCTCACCGGGAAAGAG GTGGCTGTGAAAATCATAGACAAGACTCAGCTCAACTCCTCCAGTCTCCAGAAG CTGTTTCGTGAAGTCAGGATCATGAAGCTTTTGAATCACCCCAATATCG TTAAGTTATTTGAAGTCATAGAGACGGAGAAGACGCTGTATCTGGTTATGGAGTATGCTAGTGGAG GTGAAGTGTTTGATTACCTCGTCGCTCACGGCCggatgaaagagaaagaggctcGTGCCAAATTCCGACAG ATCGTTTCAGCTGTGCAGTACTGCCACCAGAAGTGCATTGTACACAGAGACCTGAAG gcgGAGAACCTCCTCCTGGATTCGGAGATGAACATCAAGATCGCGGACTTCGGCTTCAGTAACGAGTTCACGCTGGGGAACAAGCTGGACACGTTCTGCGGGAGCCCGCCCTACGCCGCCCCCGAGCTCTTCCAGGGCAAGAAGTATGACGGGCCCGAGGTGGACGTGTGGAGCCTGGGCGTCATCCTCTACACGCTGGTCAGCGGCTCGCTGCCCTTCGACGGACAGAACCTCAAG GAGCTGCGTGAGCGGGTTTTGAGAGGGAAGTACAGGATTCCTTTCTACATGTCCACAGACTGCGAGAACCTGCTCAAGAAGTTTCTCATCCTCAATCCAACCAAGAGGGGAAGCCTAGAG cAGGTAATGAGGGACCGCTGGATGAACGTGGGccatgaggaggaggagctgaagccGTACGTGGAGCCGCAGCCCGACTATAAGGACCCCAGGAGGACAG aTGTGATGCTGCAGATGGGCTACTCTCAGGAGGAGATCCAGGACTCTCTCATTAACCAAAAATACAACGAGGTGATGGCTACATACCTCCTACTGGACTACAGGAACTCAGAG ATGGGCGAGGGCGTCAGCCTGTCAATCAAGTCCCGCCATGGAAACGACCTCACAAACAGCAATGTCCAGTCGCCTCCCCAGAAGGTACAGCGCAGTGTCTCTTCCAATCAGAAGCCCAGGAGATCCGCAGACCAAg GCTCATCCTACTCAAAGCGCTCCCAGGTGGACAGTAAACACAGCGCTGAGGATTCTGGGAGGAAAGGGTCAGGCGGCTCCGCGAAAGTGCCACCGAGTCCCCTCAACGCAGACCGTAAGAAGAGCACTACCCCATCCTCA AACAGCATCCTGTCCACTGGTACGAGTCGCAATCGGAGCTCCCCTGTGCCTGATCGAGAATCGGTTCAGAACGGCAAGGACAG cAGCTTGGCCACCTCAGGGTCCCGCGCCTCCACGGCCCCGGCCTCCGCcgttctctcctcctcctcctcctcctcccgctcccgACACCACAAGTCCCTGTCCACCTCggcccaccccagcccccctgaCCTCCACGCACAGCTCCCCAG caccaCCCCTCAGAGATTGGCAGTAGCATCTCCCTCTGCCCATAACGTCAGCAGCTCCACGGTGACGGATCGCACCAACTTCCCCAGGGGGGTCGCCAGCAGAAGCACTTTCCACGccggccagcagagggcaacGCGAGACCAGCACGCCTCCACTTACAACGGCCCCCCcgtgtctccctccctctcccacggCAACAGCCAGGCCCGTCGTGCTGGAACCGGCATCTTCAGCAAGTTCACATCCAAGTTTGTGCGCAG AAATCTCTCGTTCAGGTTCCCCAGAAG GAGCCCGTATGAGGGAGAGGGTCGGGATGAGGCAAGCAG gCCAATGCTGAGCACTGCAGACAAGCGTGAGAAGGCCCCCGTGGGGGACGAGAACAAGGACTCCCTGTCGTCCTCGTCCAACGTCCCCAGCtcgctgaccccgcccccgccgcacTCTCAACTGGGCAAGGACACCAAGCCGCGCTCGCTGCGCTTCACCTGGAGCATGAAGACCACGTCGTCCATGGAGCCCGGCGAGATGATGAAGGAGATCCGCAAGGTGCTGGACTCCAACAGCTGCGAGTACGAGCTGCGCGAGCGCTTCATGCTGCTGTGCGTGTCGGGCAACCCGGCGCGCGACGACTTCGTGCAGTGGGAGATGGAGGTGTGCAAGCTGCCCCGCCTCTCGCTCAACGGCGTGCGCTTCAAGCGCATCTCGGGCACCTCCATCGCCTTCAAGAACATCGCCTCCAAGGTCGCCAACGAGCTCAAactgtga
- the LOC135263479 gene encoding serine/threonine-protein kinase MARK2-like isoform X8, which translates to MSARTPLLTVNEHSSDQSHSDSKAGGRPSMPRCQSSVATTADEQPHIGNYRLLKTIGKGNFAKVKLARHVLTGKEVAVKIIDKTQLNSSSLQKLFREVRIMKLLNHPNIVKLFEVIETEKTLYLVMEYASGGEVFDYLVAHGRMKEKEARAKFRQIVSAVQYCHQKCIVHRDLKAENLLLDSEMNIKIADFGFSNEFTLGNKLDTFCGSPPYAAPELFQGKKYDGPEVDVWSLGVILYTLVSGSLPFDGQNLKELRERVLRGKYRIPFYMSTDCENLLKKFLILNPTKRGSLEQVMRDRWMNVGHEEEELKPYVEPQPDYKDPRRTGQPRAGAEGWKRDVMLQMGYSQEEIQDSLINQKYNEVMATYLLLDYRNSEMGEGVSLSIKSRHGNDLTNSNVQSPPQKVQRSVSSNQKPRRSADQGSSYSKRSQVDSKHSAEDSGRKGSGGSAKVPPSPLNADRKKSTPTPSSNSILSTGTSRNRSSPVPDRESVQNGKDSSLATSGSRASTAPASAVLSSSSSSSRSRHHKSLSTSAHPSPPDLHAQLPSTTPQRLAVASPSAHNVSSSTVTDRTNFPRGVASRSTFHAGQQRATRDQHASTYNGPPVSPSLSHGNSQARRAGTGIFSKFTSKFVRRNLSFRFPRRSPYEGEGRDEASRPMLSTADKREKAPVGDENKDSLSSSSNVPSSLTPPPPHSQLGKDTKPRSLRFTWSMKTTSSMEPGEMMKEIRKVLDSNSCEYELRERFMLLCVSGNPARDDFVQWEMEVCKLPRLSLNGVRFKRISGTSIAFKNIASKVANELKL; encoded by the exons TCTCACTCGGACTCCAAGGCGGGGGGGCGACCCAGCATGCCGCGATGCCAGAGCTCGGTTGCGACCACGGCGGACGAGCAGCCGCACATCGGCAACTACCGGCTGCTGAAGACAATCGGCAAGGGCAACTTCGCCAAGGTCAAGCTGGCCAGACACGTGCTCACCGGGAAAGAG GTGGCTGTGAAAATCATAGACAAGACTCAGCTCAACTCCTCCAGTCTCCAGAAG CTGTTTCGTGAAGTCAGGATCATGAAGCTTTTGAATCACCCCAATATCG TTAAGTTATTTGAAGTCATAGAGACGGAGAAGACGCTGTATCTGGTTATGGAGTATGCTAGTGGAG GTGAAGTGTTTGATTACCTCGTCGCTCACGGCCggatgaaagagaaagaggctcGTGCCAAATTCCGACAG ATCGTTTCAGCTGTGCAGTACTGCCACCAGAAGTGCATTGTACACAGAGACCTGAAG gcgGAGAACCTCCTCCTGGATTCGGAGATGAACATCAAGATCGCGGACTTCGGCTTCAGTAACGAGTTCACGCTGGGGAACAAGCTGGACACGTTCTGCGGGAGCCCGCCCTACGCCGCCCCCGAGCTCTTCCAGGGCAAGAAGTATGACGGGCCCGAGGTGGACGTGTGGAGCCTGGGCGTCATCCTCTACACGCTGGTCAGCGGCTCGCTGCCCTTCGACGGACAGAACCTCAAG GAGCTGCGTGAGCGGGTTTTGAGAGGGAAGTACAGGATTCCTTTCTACATGTCCACAGACTGCGAGAACCTGCTCAAGAAGTTTCTCATCCTCAATCCAACCAAGAGGGGAAGCCTAGAG cAGGTAATGAGGGACCGCTGGATGAACGTGGGccatgaggaggaggagctgaagccGTACGTGGAGCCGCAGCCCGACTATAAGGACCCCAGGAGGACAGGTCAGCCACGCGCTGGCGCAGAGGGCTGGAAGAGAG aTGTGATGCTGCAGATGGGCTACTCTCAGGAGGAGATCCAGGACTCTCTCATTAACCAAAAATACAACGAGGTGATGGCTACATACCTCCTACTGGACTACAGGAACTCAGAG ATGGGCGAGGGCGTCAGCCTGTCAATCAAGTCCCGCCATGGAAACGACCTCACAAACAGCAATGTCCAGTCGCCTCCCCAGAAGGTACAGCGCAGTGTCTCTTCCAATCAGAAGCCCAGGAGATCCGCAGACCAAg GCTCATCCTACTCAAAGCGCTCCCAGGTGGACAGTAAACACAGCGCTGAGGATTCTGGGAGGAAAGGGTCAGGCGGCTCCGCGAAAGTGCCACCGAGTCCCCTCAACGCAGACCGTAAGAAGAGCACT CCTACCCCATCCTCA AACAGCATCCTGTCCACTGGTACGAGTCGCAATCGGAGCTCCCCTGTGCCTGATCGAGAATCGGTTCAGAACGGCAAGGACAG cAGCTTGGCCACCTCAGGGTCCCGCGCCTCCACGGCCCCGGCCTCCGCcgttctctcctcctcctcctcctcctcccgctcccgACACCACAAGTCCCTGTCCACCTCggcccaccccagcccccctgaCCTCCACGCACAGCTCCCCAG caccaCCCCTCAGAGATTGGCAGTAGCATCTCCCTCTGCCCATAACGTCAGCAGCTCCACGGTGACGGATCGCACCAACTTCCCCAGGGGGGTCGCCAGCAGAAGCACTTTCCACGccggccagcagagggcaacGCGAGACCAGCACGCCTCCACTTACAACGGCCCCCCcgtgtctccctccctctcccacggCAACAGCCAGGCCCGTCGTGCTGGAACCGGCATCTTCAGCAAGTTCACATCCAAGTTTGTGCGCAG AAATCTCTCGTTCAGGTTCCCCAGAAG GAGCCCGTATGAGGGAGAGGGTCGGGATGAGGCAAGCAG gCCAATGCTGAGCACTGCAGACAAGCGTGAGAAGGCCCCCGTGGGGGACGAGAACAAGGACTCCCTGTCGTCCTCGTCCAACGTCCCCAGCtcgctgaccccgcccccgccgcacTCTCAACTGGGCAAGGACACCAAGCCGCGCTCGCTGCGCTTCACCTGGAGCATGAAGACCACGTCGTCCATGGAGCCCGGCGAGATGATGAAGGAGATCCGCAAGGTGCTGGACTCCAACAGCTGCGAGTACGAGCTGCGCGAGCGCTTCATGCTGCTGTGCGTGTCGGGCAACCCGGCGCGCGACGACTTCGTGCAGTGGGAGATGGAGGTGTGCAAGCTGCCCCGCCTCTCGCTCAACGGCGTGCGCTTCAAGCGCATCTCGGGCACCTCCATCGCCTTCAAGAACATCGCCTCCAAGGTCGCCAACGAGCTCAAactgtga